In Dysidea avara chromosome 6, odDysAvar1.4, whole genome shotgun sequence, the genomic stretch AAACTATCATGAGGtaccgcaaattgacaccttacactgtcagcaaagataacaaaggaggacacagataAATCCATGAAGCAAGCATTGTGCGTATTATGGTATGCTAAAAGACACCTGTCGGACTGAAGCAACATcacacagtaaaaaaaatcaagcccatagatttagctgttatcaagttacacttgtttgaaggcatcagtcagatgagtcagttagtagaaaattctgctaaacaatttttttaaaatgtaacaacttattggaagcatttcaggtcacacCGAAAACCAGTATGACAAAAGAAGGATAATGGTAagccatgatgcatgcattgtatgtacagtgGTATGCCATAATTCAGTTACGCTTGTTTGAATTTCAGATGTCGGTCAATCAATCAATTGgtagcattttaaaaattgtagcaacttactggaagcatttcaggttacactgaaggcacttttgggcttggctattctataggatcatgaaggtttgtatGAAAacatattgaccagaaaccaacctACAATACCTTCAGCAATATTGGTTAGTAACATAGTACTACTGTACACTGATAAGATAAGTAAGAATTAAATGAATTCTGTGAACACAAGACTTACTCTGACACAAGGCTTCTGAAATCCATTTCCTTAAATTAGTGTGTGACTTCCGGTTGGTCAAGTCGTGCACTGCAATTATTCCTGATGAACAGAGATTATTTCAGTCCCAAACATTATACACTCACCATTTACAGAATTATAAAATATCGACCTTCCTTTTTCATGTCCAAGAGTCCCGCCAATATCCCAGAACTCAATGTAGTAAGAAGGTGCTGAAGGTATCTTGTTGTAATCATGTAGTCGCACCTCTACCGAACATCCAATAGTGTATGCAGGATTTGACAGCACATCATCATGGCACAAAATATGAACTAGTGACGTTTTCCCTACACCTGTGGGAATAAAAACATCAATACACAAGTATGATCAATAAATACTTTTATTTATCATTGCTTTACAATGCATCAAGATTACTACAGAAGCGTTGTGTACATAAAGGTGTTGAGGGATATTATATGGCCACATGTGAAAATGCAGTGTAACGGATAACTCggtaaaacacacacaaaatggcATACTCAGAAGAACCATAGACAGTATATGAAGAGACTCGATGCAGAGACAGAACACGTACTGCACAAATAAACCGGCCTCCTTTTAATCGcgaaattaattaatttaaataCACCACAGCGTTTTAATGATATTACTCTCTGACTATAACTATTAATGTTCTTACCCGAGTCTCCGAGCACAAGTATCTTAACTTTCTTGTTGTAATCTGTCATAGCTCACGTACATGGATGAACGACTCTCAAAATCCGCGCAATTAAAATTAACACCCACAATCAAAGATGTGCTGATATGATGGAGATGTATGAAACCATAGATAGCCCCGAGGATAGCTCTGGAGATAGCCATAAACATGTCTACATCTGCCAACAACACGATACACTTCATGGAGACTACGAATTGTGGAGAACGAAACTTTCTGTGATCACGTGACACATTTAGCACAATCCAAAAGgctgattttttttaaaacaaaaaaaagttcgAGGCTGAGCTATTATAGTACCACTTAGTCTACCACTAGGAACTGCTAGTACTCGGCTGAAGAGATAGAACTCAGATTAGCTGTACAACACTGGAGAAGTTGCCGCAAATTCAGTTAAACACTGATATCAAGTCGTTGCTTCAGATTGGTGGGTTGAAGGAACTCACAGTACATGTACCAGAAGAATATCATTCATTGTATACTCCACATGATGGATAAAGGAGTGGATAATGAAAGAGCACACAAACTGGGCCAACTAAACAGCTGAATATTGTCTTTTCACTGTCCGCTTCAGTACCTCCAGCAGGCCACAAATTATAAGTTATACCACACGATTGCACTATTCTCAAAGTGCCACTAAATCTTTTCCTTGCTCTGCCACACTTTCAGTTAGACTAGTGAAAAAAATTGGATCTATAGTACCCATTTGCTAAAGTTTGTACCTTTGGAATAACCGGCCCGATCCAGAATAACAGACTTGTGGTGGTGGCTGACTTTACACTGTATGGTTGAAAAGCTTTGATAGTACTTCCATTGGTGTTGTTCATGATTATATGAATAAACTGTTAGTAATGGTGTACTCTTACCCTGGAATGCTTCATTCTGAACATTTGGAGAAGCAATGTCTCTATCTTCAGTGTCTCAACCTGTTTAAAATAATGCTTGTCTAAGTAGCTAGTCTAAAAGGTCTACAAATGACTGCTAAACACTGCTCTAATCTGTGTGAACTAAACCTTGTCAATTACTGAAGTAGAGATCAAAATAAAATTCAGTATGGCAAATACTGAAGTGATATGATGCTACTTTATACCACACGTTAGAAGTTTGTGTTTCCCAGCCAGTTATAGTGGATGAATCATAAACTAATTGACTAGCTTGTTCCAGAGATGTTCCAGTTGACTTTACTGTCAGTCAATGTACAGGATGTGAGGAATGTCAAGTGCATGTCCAGTTTTCTGAAGTTTAAGCTGGTACTGTAACCAATGTATTGCAAACTCTAATGTTTGCTGGAGGTTCTAAAGTAATAAGATTTTGTTGCTATGATCCTCTGTCACTTTCATTGCCATGCTACTCTGCAATTGTGTATTGACGCAGTGGCTATTGTAATGTCTGACAAGTGGCTATTGTAATGTCTGACATCTTGCATTATCAGCTCATGGTAGACTATGACATGTTGTCATGTTAGTGATAGCTCACTGAAATCACCAGTCTCATTACAAGCTCTCCTACTGAATCTCACAACTCTAGTTGTACCGCACAGATCTTGTAGCTATCATGGTGGTAATTTTTAATTTGATATTTATGTAGAGATAAGACAAACCAACAAATGTGGCCAGACATGTACTTTTAACACTGCAAGCCTTACTATTAAATGTCTACTTGCTATTGCTAATGCACTTATCAATGCTGGTTCGCCACCATATATGTCTGTAGGATTAGAAATGAATCGTTTCTAATCATAGGGTGACCGTACCCAGACTGAAGTGCTTCTATAGGGGACCGGATTTGATAAATAATGCCGGTAGCAATTTAGCAATTGCAAGCCCCCAGTCAGTAAAGTATGTGGGGCTTGACATTCATAAGTGCATAACTAGCTGGTTTCTTGTGGTGCATAGATTTGCATTGAGGTTTGGTGTTTTGCGGTTTTGCCTAAAATACGTTCTCGAGGCGTTCTTGCCATAATTTTTGCGGCCCGGGACGCAACTGTGCCAGGATGGAGAATCTCGAAGAGTTGGAATCTGTTAACATTTTAAGTCTTCCTGTGGAGATTTTGGTTTATATAGCGTCCTTTCTACCTACAGCTCGTGATAAAGTGAAGTTGCGATATGTATCACGAACACTAAGAGTTGTGAGCGAAACACCATCACTATGGAGTGAGTTTGTATGGCCACTTTATGACCGTCGAGAGGAACGTTCTGTAATGAATGTGTTGAAGGCTTGTGGAGACTACATTAGACGATTGGTCTTCCCTGATCACGTGACACCTTCGAAACTAATGAGAATTCTGAGCCATTGTAACAATGTAACGCAACTTTGCCTACCATCAGAAACTAAGTTAGACTCTGAGCAATTAAAAACTGCTGTGCAACGAATGAATCATTTGGAGAAATTGGAAGTTCGGTTAACATTTGGTATCAAGTCGTTACTCCAGATTAATGGATTGAAGGAACTCACAGTACACTTACCAGCATACTGCTTCATGTTGTGTCATGCAGTGGCACGAGAGTGGGTGTTACATGGTTTTAACCCATGCTCTTTTAACATTGTCATTGAATTATTTTACAACCAGTTGGGGAGAAGTTTCATGAGATCGTGGTCACAGTGGAATTCTAGTCTCCCAGTGGGTTCCAAAGCTTATTTCAAATTGTATCAGAAATACAGAATGCCACTAAATCTTTTCCCAATCTTACCAGCAATTCAGTTGGAGTTTGGCGAAAGAGCTGCCCTACCATTTGTCAAGCCTAGTAGCTTTGGGTTACTGGGCTTAGAGCGAGACCTATTAATACTGACTAATAGTGCCGCAGCATGCAAAGCAGAAATTGCATCACCCAGCATAAGTTTGATTTTTAATGATAACATGGTCAATAGAGCAATTGGTACTCTCAATTTTGTGACAGAGTTTGATTTTTCTTCTTCTGAAACACTTtattctggacacttggaaCAGGTAGCCATAGCTTGTCCCAATCTCCAACGTCTCAACTTGCAGAATAATTATGAATGCTTAAGCTGCCTACGTGGTCTCCGGACGATTGGTGAATGCTGTCAAGGTTTGTGTGGTCTCAACCTTTTCTGCATACCAGCTGAAGAAGTAGAGAGTCTTGTACAACTCTGGGAAATACTGAGCAATATTAAGAAACTGTCTCATTTAGCTGTTGAGTCTTGCGTTTTCCAGGATTTTGTGGAAAATGATAGTGAAAGCATACGATACCTTATTAGTCTGTTTCAGAAGTGTTCCAGTTTGCAAGCATTAGAGTCCCAAGGTGATATAGCTTGTTCGATGTGTAGCAGTGATGCTGTTATCAAGTGGTCATTTTTATGTCATTTTCCACTGCTGAGGTACTGTCGACTGTGTACTGCTGATCCCAATGGCATACAATACATTGTAAATGGCTGCAAAGAGCTCGTGTGTCTGTCATGTAGTTCACAATACGACCTGTTTCTCTCGTCCGTTTGTACCTCTAGCTTACAACAACTATATATCGAATCTGAAGATGGCAAACTTGCTGGGATTTTTATGGAGACGGTGTCAGCTCATGGTGGATTAGTGTACGTTATCTTGTCAGTGAATTCGGTGTCAGCTGAGGGAATTACTAGTCTGATCACAAATTCTCCTGGCCTGTTGACCCTGAGTATCATCACATATGAGTATATATGCAATGAAAATGGCTTGAAGATCAACTTGAAAGATTTTAAGAGTGGCCTGAAAAGAAAGTTTCCTTGCAGAAAGCTTTTCACCGTTGGCAACTATAAACTGGTACATAATAACCGATCAGGAGAATGCTGTTTAAGTGATTTCTTGTCTGGCACAGACCTTCTACCGTTATGGTTAAATTAGCAAGTCTTTACCTATTTTGTAGCCTTAGTTTTAcacattttgtatttttttaTGCAGATACTGTGTTTATACTTATATATGTGACTTTCTTCCATTACTTAATAGTAATTTTTAGTTAATGGTACATGCAATCCTTTAATCTTAGGGAGATAATGACATTTTTAAAATCACTAGGAGACCTCTGCAGAAGTTTTCTAAAGTGGTTAGAGACCTCTGGAGTGGTTCTTTAAAATAATTTAGTGGCTAAAACAACTAGCTCTAACATGAGACCGAGGGGGGGGTACACAGAGTGTTTACAGTAAGTACCTTTTGTGCTGTATGTTACCATGATTGTCAAGTAAAGAGAAGGCTTGTGTGACAAAGTTCCAGTAAACAGGAAAACTGTACTGAGGGATTTCTGACTAGTGATGGGATCTGAGGCATATACTCCCCCAGGGAAAATTTCAAAATGCAAGTGAaccaagattgaatctggaagcaatttagGAAAATGATTGAGATCTTGAAGTAGCAAACTGAAGGGACAAAACTTAATAAGAACTATGTACGTACATGCAAGCCTTGTTTTATTGGATTTAAAGCCAATTTTATTTTATAGTGGACTGTAAGAAAGAAAATTAAAACTAGATAGATTATAAGTTTTTAATCAAAGAACAGACCATTAAATGGACATTTTTTATaaatggctatctcaagatTGGATCTTGAGGCACTTGTAGTCAAATCCgtcataaaattaattgtaaaaGAGTTAAGATGTGTGCATATGTAAGTATATTATAACTTTTTGTTGTGCAGCTGGCTATTTTTATCTAAGTTTTtatacaactagccaaaagtcattttgCAACTAGCTTTGTGGCCACAACTATATAGCCCCTTTTTTAGCCTCTGAAATAAATTAGAGACctcctatatagctatatagcagaTGGATACCTGCATATCTCCAGTTGAGGGAGCCAACACACAGCACGTACACCTCTCTATAGAagggttgcctatttagggcgtgtcccttgtgtaacgcgagcaaacgcgactttccgttttacgcatgattacaatgcagttggtcaagaagtcaacaaaaaacccttttttaaaatagtttgacaaacgtttttgattcttcaaaggtacaaggtgagttaaaatcatccagtctatcattctaagtagtagcaaagtcttacaaagaatgttttcagtgAGTTTTATCGGcgctttccaaaaacccgagattgactctgagagaaaatcatcttctcgttcagccttcaTCTTACACGctggcagggccgcccagagaaattaaggggcccagggcaaaagagttaaagtggggccccagaggcaaggaggtttccattctgaatcacaactttacccaagctgtaagttgaagaccaacaaaaaaaaaggtcatgacctgctaacaatgacaatagctacccctcaccaaccatatctcctcaTCTATAATcttactacactgcttctctgaagaatactgtgactgctctattagagtatttaggtccgactgctctattagagtatatcgatcttttaaacaagtattcatggggcctcctggggcccctttcaggctggggcccggggcaaaatgccccagttgcccccctctgtgggcggccctgcacgctggatatgttatagctcgaacctttctctataacatactttctgttctgaaggctggctaactcctgcttgctaaagttaaccgaaacgttcattttctccattcgccgtaatacatttttgacgtagcgaactcggaaagtatgtggaaaatttacggtaaaacgaccacgccttaaaaaggcaacccgtctacAATCATCACTGAGATTGCAGATGTCAAAATTGAGCTTTCTTTATAGATAAACTTAATGTCTGGTATGTctgtaactattacatataagCACATTATACAAAGCCGAGCATAACTAAACAAATTACATTCAGGGAAGATgcgtagctactgtatatgtttacaaaaattatttatatGGTGTGCAGATCTAGATTTTTGTGTCTTATACTTGCATGCAGAATGACATAATGTGTGACCAAACtttggaaaatcacctatatgggcgcatttgacacctaaaatatttaatgatcaaacagcaaatctacttgttgatggttttaagccgttctcaataccttaaactACAAGAAaactcttgaaatattttcaaaactgtgcccaACTCTTATTAGCaatccactaaacatgaaaattctaattaatttCACGCATGTCCAtgcatatgggtgattttccattACTGCAAAGGTAATAATGGTAGCTAGGTAATTGAATGGATTACCACTACATGAAACTTTTACACTAATTATGTGTACACCTATAATTCCCTCTGGAAAGGTTGGATAGATCAAGCGCCTTTCTAACCCTAGTGACTTTTCTTACAACAATGCAAAACTGTTAAATATatacaaacatgcatgcatggaagAGCAGTGATCAACATGTCCCACTGATCACTGCATGACACACAGTGAGTCTTATTGTGCTTTGACTGTTCGAGTCTATTAGAAACCGATTATTATGCCTTAGAGTTTAAAGTTAACATAGTGGATATTGTGCTGGTACCGGTTAACAAGTACgaacggctattgtgccggcatAGTAGTATGcccccgagtattcgactttagggcacgcaacCAGTAGTTCAGTGCCTCGAGTCTTGTACTTTAGGGCATGCGACAAGTGGTATTCGCATTAGCCTGAGGGTTACGGTCGGATTCAGCTTTGGCTTTTTCTTCACTTCAGTTggacatttataaggtagacaCTAATGCAAACTGGTAGCTGCAGCACCAATGGTACAGTGGTTGCGAGTATGGGAGAAAAGCTCAGGCCAGTCTGTTGCTGCTGATTTAATTTGTTGGCAAGCACAATATCAGCACAAGTACATTACTGAATCTAGTGATGATCTATGGGGGTACAGCCTCCCTCCCCAAACAACTTCCCAAAACAACATTATGCGGCTATAAAAGATCAAGGTACGTATAATTATATGctttacaggggcggatccaggacatggcaaggggaggggcacaaacaggcaagttgtaggtggttagggagagccAGATCCTCTTGTTACTTGAGAGtgagttgctgcatttttgaagcagcaaataatacacctcttagtagtatctcactgttgatttttaccattttggcctttgtagATTGCTGTGAagtctttaaaactgtttaaaaggccttgaatgtcttaaacaacagcaacaccagCATTAGTCGCGCTAACCCAATATCCTCCCTACAAGATGATACTAATGCTCGCATTGAATGGTCAGTAatgtggcagttgcctttcaacatttctaaatgtaaaatactacatataggCCAGTTTAATCCAAAatattgttataagatggatggaatggacattgttaaggtaaatgaggaaaaggatttgggggtgttgattgattgcaatctcaagtttcatagtcagtgttTGGCAGTGGTTAACAAAgctaatagacttcttggccttaCTAAACAGACTGTTTCAGGTATTTCTCCAGtctgtagattcatttacatgtttatacaaatcaatagtacgtcctattttagaatatggtaacttggtttggggGCCTTACTATAtataaaacagacatccaaaaattagaaaaaatccagTGGAAAGCtactagaatgatcaaatctataagaaatcttgactgCGAGGAAcaattgaaagtacttaacttgccatcattgCATTATAGACattatagaggtgacatgattgctgtctacaatatgctacatgataagtatgatatagactaTACTGactttttttcacccattacccataccagagcCTGAGGTCacacatttaagctatttaaatatttttcaagaacagatgccaggaaatatttttttacaagaagagttgttgaaccatggaataacttaccccaagaagtagtatgtgcagcatcagttgatgattttaagaaatagATTTACcagtattcatctaacactatgtataagtgtatgtaattagtctacttgtacttttttacctgttgatcaggtgtaacagactgtttagccttataaattacctgtaataaataataataataaccttcGAAAGAATTTTGTTCCTCAAACAAGCGTAGGCCAACATTGAAAGACCTTTCGAAACCGAGCTATAAGCGCCTGCGCGATGCTTTGATCACAATCACGTGGCCATGAGACCCCATATCTATGGTGGATCTTTAGTTTAATTTAACAACGAAGCCACCTAAGGATTTGTGCATTGCAAGGTGACAATGACCGCTGTAGTGCCAGCAAAGGAGACGGAAGCGTATCCACCGCCATATTCACCTAATCAACAAGGACATTTTGCAGTACAGCAACCAGCGTATCCGCCAGCCTATTTGTCAGGATATCCACCACAAGGCGCAGCCTATCCAGTGGCGGGACAACAGCCGCAAACTCTTTTCGTGGTTGGACGAGCTCCAGTGCAAAATGTAGTGTTGGTGCAGGCAAGGTCCTATAACCCACAGGTGTCAGGCCTTCTACCAGGATTTGCTTTCTGTAAATTTACACCTGGGATCATCGAAACGTTTATACGTGTGTCCTTAACGGTGAGTATATACCATGATGTACTCAAGTGAAGCCTTGAAAGACAGTGTCCTTGATAGGTGATGGAACTGGTTTTAATTGCAGTAGGAGCAGCCACTATAGATGCTGAGAAAGATGAGGTTACAGATGATGGAATCACTGTTGATGCAACTGGTTGGGTTGGAGCTGCTGGATGGGTAGTATTCGTTGCCTCAGTGGCTGTAATCACAGAATTTATGATGTTATTGCTACACTTCCTGAACCCCAGTCATTTCAACAATCACTACAGATTCTTTGGTGGAATGGTCAGCAATTTAACCTCTCTTCAGTATGATACTCTAGACACTTTTATACATAGGATATTGCCAAGTGTGTTATGGCTGGTATCGGTCTGTTTATTGGGTGCGTTATCACCGGAGTGGAGACTTCAATAGCTGATGAAGACTTGGATTACCACTGCAATAGCTTTTACGCTGATACA encodes the following:
- the LOC136258072 gene encoding uncharacterized protein, which produces MTAVVPAKETEAYPPPYSPNQQGHFAVQQPAYPPAYLSGYPPQGAAYPVAGQQPQTLFVVGRAPVQNVVLVQARSYNPQVSGLLPGFAFCKFTPGIIETFIRVSLTVMELVLIAVGAATIDAEKDEVTDDGITVDATGWVGAAGWVVFVASVAVITEFMMLLLHFLNPSHFNNHYRFFGGMDIAKCVMAGIGLFIGCVITGVETSIADEDLDYHCNSFYADTDINEACEKLEEIYRLVLVMTIINVVCMLLLLILFIWDIVFLSSGFSSKVPVPRISDQQCQ
- the LOC136258507 gene encoding rab-like protein 3 isoform X2, with the protein product MTDYNKKVKILVLGDSGVGKTSLVHILCHDDVLSNPAYTIGCSVEVRLHDYNKIPSAPSYYIEFWDIGGTLGHEKGRSIFYNSVNGIIAVHDLTNRKSHTNLRKWISEALCQSSSNSELSSHSADEIDFDMEKFVGENIPILVVGTKQDQIGTVGGDIEKGSSVAHEAGAEILNVDCTQCHHFAPGSPHMIKLNNFFDKIIENKFYPKTSHQAHL